One genomic segment of Devosia sp. includes these proteins:
- the fliQ gene encoding flagellar biosynthesis protein FliQ, whose protein sequence is MTGAEVLDIASDGIWTLLIVSMPMMLVGLIVGVVIALFQALTQIQEMTLVFVPKIVAIFVTMLIALPFLGATMAGYMNRVVDMIIVGF, encoded by the coding sequence ATGACCGGCGCAGAAGTGCTTGATATCGCCTCTGACGGCATCTGGACGCTACTGATCGTGTCCATGCCGATGATGCTTGTCGGCCTGATCGTCGGTGTCGTGATCGCCCTGTTTCAGGCGCTGACGCAGATTCAGGAAATGACCCTGGTCTTCGTTCCCAAGATCGTCGCCATCTTCGTCACTATGCTCATTGCATTGCCGTTTCTGGGCGCGACCATGGCCGGCTACATGAACCGGGTGGTCGACATGATCATCGTGGGCTTCTGA
- a CDS encoding flagellar biosynthetic protein FliO, whose protein sequence is MQFLTSLFGGSGNALLTMLFALGAVIVLIVLGVWLLKVVFNASGSVARGRNRRLAVVDTLAVDQKRQLVIIRRDDVEHVILVGGPQDVVVETGIPVAPEPAAEPVRRPFPTSFRRPAAQAKAAQPAARSQPDVDRSEEPQPVVAPKPANAVQQLREMTQGAGQRPARSLRHTGLLRPVSVQEDTLAGQNPDISAAQPSDSAKQSGSEQGMESAAAVDQDTNSANRG, encoded by the coding sequence GTGCAATTTCTTACCAGTCTGTTCGGCGGCAGCGGCAATGCCCTGCTCACCATGCTCTTTGCGCTTGGCGCCGTCATTGTCCTGATTGTTCTGGGTGTCTGGCTGCTGAAGGTTGTTTTCAACGCCTCCGGATCGGTCGCACGCGGGCGCAACCGGCGACTGGCGGTGGTGGATACGCTGGCCGTCGACCAGAAGCGGCAATTGGTTATCATCCGGCGCGACGATGTCGAGCATGTGATCCTGGTGGGCGGCCCGCAGGATGTGGTGGTCGAAACCGGTATTCCGGTGGCCCCGGAGCCCGCTGCCGAGCCGGTGCGCCGGCCCTTCCCCACATCGTTCCGCAGACCCGCCGCGCAAGCCAAGGCCGCACAGCCGGCGGCACGGTCGCAGCCCGATGTGGACCGGAGCGAAGAACCCCAGCCAGTCGTGGCGCCGAAGCCAGCCAATGCCGTGCAGCAATTGCGTGAGATGACTCAGGGCGCGGGCCAGCGCCCGGCGCGCTCGCTCCGTCACACGGGCCTGTTGCGCCCGGTCAGCGTGCAGGAAGACACCTTGGCGGGGCAAAACCCCGACATTTCGGCTGCCCAGCCATCCGACTCAGCTAAACAGAGCGGGTCGGAACAAGGCATGGAAAGCGCGGCTGCCGTTGATCAGGATACCAACAGCGCCAATCGGGGCTGA
- a CDS encoding metalloregulator ArsR/SmtB family transcription factor — protein MDSAQLDATFHALSDPTRRAILARLADDGDVTVMDLAKPFDMSQPAISKHLKVLEKAGLVSRGRDAQRRPVHLEAQPLAEATSWLIAYREYWSAQFGRLDGLLEELQALEARTGKT, from the coding sequence ATGGACAGCGCCCAACTCGACGCGACATTCCACGCCTTGTCCGACCCCACGCGGCGCGCCATTCTCGCGCGCCTGGCCGACGACGGCGACGTCACGGTCATGGACCTGGCCAAGCCGTTCGACATGAGCCAGCCAGCTATTTCCAAGCATCTCAAGGTGCTCGAGAAAGCCGGCCTGGTGTCGCGCGGCCGTGACGCCCAGAGGCGGCCAGTGCATCTCGAAGCGCAGCCGCTGGCCGAGGCCACGAGTTGGCTGATTGCCTACCGTGAATACTGGTCGGCACAATTTGGACGGCTGGACGGCCTGCTCGAAGAGTTGCAGGCACTCGAGGCTCGTACTGGCAAGACCTGA
- the flhB gene encoding flagellar biosynthesis protein FlhB, whose protein sequence is MSDEAPDQDSKTEDPSQKKLEDAHKKGDVAKSQEVTTWFMLLGSAIIFSLMAPWTASNLSGSLSLVMMNADQFDLTGSGFANFFNGMAVGLLAVVFAPLAVLYVCGVLANLVQHRPVWSLDPIKPKLSKLSPIAGAKRLFSGEALVNFGKGLFKIMVVGVVVVLVCWPERDRLDTMMTADPIMILLDFQELGTKIFAATLIVVTIIAGADFFYMRQKWWKRQMMTVQETREEYKQMEGDPHVKGRIRQLRQERARKRMMAAVPDATVVITNPTHFAVALKYDKAMAAPRCLAKGADAVALRIRAVATENDVPIVENPPLARALFASVEVDETIPADHFKAVAEVIGFVMRLKQGRGGGWRPSA, encoded by the coding sequence ATGTCGGACGAGGCCCCCGATCAGGACTCCAAAACAGAAGACCCCTCCCAGAAAAAGCTTGAGGACGCCCACAAGAAGGGTGACGTCGCCAAGAGCCAGGAGGTCACGACCTGGTTCATGCTCCTGGGTTCGGCCATCATCTTTTCGCTCATGGCGCCGTGGACGGCGTCGAACCTGTCGGGGTCGCTGAGCCTTGTGATGATGAATGCCGATCAGTTCGATCTGACCGGCTCCGGGTTCGCCAATTTCTTCAACGGCATGGCCGTGGGTCTCCTGGCCGTCGTCTTTGCGCCCCTTGCCGTCCTCTATGTCTGCGGCGTGCTGGCCAATCTGGTGCAGCACCGCCCGGTTTGGTCGCTCGATCCCATCAAGCCCAAGCTCTCGAAACTGTCACCGATCGCCGGCGCCAAGCGGCTGTTCTCGGGCGAGGCACTGGTCAATTTCGGCAAGGGTCTGTTCAAGATCATGGTTGTCGGCGTGGTGGTGGTCCTTGTGTGCTGGCCCGAGCGGGACCGTCTCGACACCATGATGACCGCCGATCCGATCATGATCCTGCTCGATTTCCAGGAGCTGGGGACCAAGATATTCGCGGCGACGCTGATCGTGGTGACGATCATCGCAGGGGCCGACTTCTTCTACATGCGTCAGAAATGGTGGAAGCGGCAGATGATGACAGTCCAGGAGACGCGCGAAGAATACAAGCAGATGGAAGGCGATCCGCACGTCAAGGGCCGTATCCGTCAGCTGCGGCAAGAGCGCGCCCGCAAGCGCATGATGGCAGCCGTCCCCGATGCGACCGTGGTTATCACCAACCCGACCCATTTCGCCGTGGCGCTCAAATACGACAAGGCCATGGCCGCGCCGCGCTGCCTGGCCAAGGGTGCCGACGCCGTGGCGCTGCGCATCCGTGCCGTGGCGACGGAAAACGACGTGCCCATTGTCGAGAACCCGCCGCTGGCCCGCGCCCTGTTTGCGTCCGTCGAGGTCGATGAGACCATCCCGGCCGATCACTTCAAGGCCGTGGCCGAAGTCATCGGCTTCGTCATGCGCCTCAAGCAGGGGCGGGGCGGGGGCTGGCGGCCCAGCGCCTGA
- the flgC gene encoding flagellar basal body rod protein FlgC, whose amino-acid sequence MDFNTSLRIAATGLHAQTARMRVIAENIANVDSAGKAPGDEPYRRRIPTFETSFDSDVGGRVVEIGRLAYDMSDFSSRYEPGHPAADANGYVQYPNVNTLIETVDMREAQRSYEANLNVVTVTRQMLGRTLDILRG is encoded by the coding sequence ATGGACTTCAATACGTCCCTACGCATTGCCGCCACCGGCCTTCACGCCCAGACGGCGCGGATGCGCGTCATTGCCGAGAACATCGCCAATGTCGACTCGGCCGGCAAGGCGCCCGGCGACGAGCCCTATCGCCGCCGCATTCCGACCTTCGAGACCAGCTTTGATTCCGATGTTGGTGGCCGCGTAGTTGAGATCGGCCGGCTGGCCTACGACATGAGCGATTTTTCCTCGCGCTATGAGCCAGGCCATCCGGCGGCCGACGCCAATGGCTATGTGCAATATCCCAATGTGAACACGCTCATCGAAACCGTGGACATGCGCGAGGCCCAGCGCAGCTACGAGGCCAATCTCAACGTGGTCACCGTGACCCGGCAGATGCTCGGGCGCACGCTCGACATCCTGCGCGGCTGA
- a CDS encoding DUF2237 domain-containing protein, which produces MNYLNPGEGPSEYNVLGEPLESCSLDPLTGFYRTGYCAAGPDGVAVHLVCIEVTDAFLAFSASVGNDLSTPRPEFAFPGLVAGDRWCLVAMRWLEAHEAGMAPRVYLRATNRAVLELIAMETLKPYALDMN; this is translated from the coding sequence ATGAACTATCTCAATCCCGGCGAGGGGCCCTCCGAATACAATGTCCTGGGCGAGCCCCTAGAGAGCTGCTCACTCGATCCGCTGACCGGCTTCTACCGCACTGGGTACTGCGCCGCCGGGCCGGATGGCGTGGCGGTTCACCTGGTCTGCATCGAAGTGACCGATGCGTTTCTGGCCTTTTCCGCCAGTGTCGGAAACGACCTGTCGACGCCGCGGCCGGAATTCGCCTTTCCGGGGCTGGTGGCCGGCGACCGCTGGTGCCTCGTCGCGATGCGCTGGCTGGAGGCGCATGAGGCCGGCATGGCGCCGCGGGTCTATCTCCGGGCGACGAATCGGGCCGTCTTGGAGCTGATTGCCATGGAAACGCTCAAACCCTACGCACTGGACATGAACTGA
- a CDS encoding aldo/keto reductase: MTVRPFEKRRIAQTELGVTTLGLGGASLAGIFSAVPADQARATVSHALDAGITYVDTAPQYGLGRSEHLVGEVVRSAKPRPVISTKVGRLLKPVDPASQDKGNWVDPLPFDQAYDYSYEGIMRSYEDSLQRLGLDRVDMLYVHDIGTATHGEAGNMPLWSQLANGGYRALRELRDTGRVKAIGLGVNEWEVCMDAFALGDWDVFLLAGRYTLLEQTALSPFMATCVERHASVVVGGPFNSGILVGGDTFNYAKAPDHVVRRVRAIEAVCKDFDVPLPAAALQFPLTHPAVCNVLPGPRSPAELDGILDWWNVAIPADLWQELARRDLLAPGTPVPGISS, translated from the coding sequence ATGACCGTGCGCCCATTCGAAAAACGCCGCATTGCCCAGACCGAACTCGGGGTCACAACGCTTGGCCTGGGCGGGGCGAGCCTTGCCGGGATATTTTCGGCCGTGCCGGCCGATCAGGCGCGTGCCACCGTGTCTCACGCGCTGGATGCCGGCATCACTTATGTCGACACCGCACCACAATATGGCCTGGGCCGCTCGGAACATCTCGTGGGCGAGGTGGTGCGGTCCGCCAAACCCCGCCCGGTGATTTCCACCAAGGTCGGCCGCCTTCTCAAGCCAGTCGACCCGGCCAGCCAGGACAAGGGCAACTGGGTCGATCCCCTGCCCTTCGACCAGGCTTATGACTATTCCTATGAAGGGATCATGCGGTCCTACGAGGACAGCCTGCAAAGGCTCGGCCTCGACCGCGTCGACATGCTCTACGTGCATGATATCGGCACCGCAACGCATGGCGAGGCGGGCAATATGCCGTTGTGGTCACAACTGGCCAATGGCGGCTACCGTGCCCTGCGCGAGCTGCGCGACACCGGCAGGGTCAAGGCGATCGGCCTCGGGGTCAACGAGTGGGAAGTGTGCATGGATGCCTTCGCGCTCGGCGACTGGGACGTGTTCCTGTTGGCCGGTCGTTATACGCTGCTCGAGCAGACGGCGCTGTCACCATTCATGGCCACATGCGTCGAGCGCCATGCCTCGGTCGTCGTGGGCGGGCCGTTCAACTCGGGTATCCTCGTGGGTGGCGACACGTTCAATTATGCCAAGGCCCCGGACCATGTGGTGCGGCGCGTGAGGGCGATCGAAGCTGTGTGCAAGGATTTCGACGTGCCCCTGCCGGCCGCGGCCCTGCAATTTCCGCTGACCCATCCGGCCGTGTGCAACGTGCTGCCCGGCCCCCGCAGTCCGGCCGAACTCGACGGCATTCTCGATTGGTGGAACGTGGCCATTCCCGCAGACCTCTGGCAGGAACTGGCGCGGCGCGACCTCCTGGCTCCCGGAACACCGGTGCCCGGCATCTCGTCTTGA
- the fliP gene encoding flagellar type III secretion system pore protein FliP (The bacterial flagellar biogenesis protein FliP forms a type III secretion system (T3SS)-type pore required for flagellar assembly.) → MPLLALAAFIGLAGHAGAQDLSIDFGDDTTLTERAIQLIGLITLLSLAPSILVMVTSFTRIVVVLSLLRTAIGLQTAPPNSVMVSLALFLTLFIMQPVLQQSYDQGIAPLLAGEVEFAEAFEAGSAPLHEFMRANVRDKDLELFYDLTEAELPDSPEAIPLQLLIPSFMISELRRAFEIGFLLFLPFVVIDMVVASVLMSMGMMMLPPVVISLPFKLIFFVLVDGWYLVAGSLVRSFTG, encoded by the coding sequence CTGCCCCTGCTTGCCCTGGCCGCGTTCATTGGTCTGGCCGGCCATGCCGGGGCGCAGGACCTCTCCATCGACTTCGGAGACGACACCACGCTGACCGAGCGGGCCATCCAGCTCATCGGCCTGATCACGCTGCTGTCGCTGGCCCCTTCCATCCTGGTGATGGTCACCAGTTTCACCCGCATCGTGGTGGTGCTGTCGCTGTTGCGCACAGCCATTGGCCTGCAGACCGCGCCGCCAAACTCAGTCATGGTGTCGCTAGCGCTGTTTCTCACGCTGTTCATCATGCAGCCCGTGCTGCAGCAAAGCTACGACCAGGGCATTGCCCCACTCCTGGCGGGCGAGGTCGAATTCGCAGAGGCTTTCGAGGCCGGATCGGCCCCGTTGCACGAATTCATGCGGGCCAATGTGCGCGACAAGGATCTCGAGCTTTTTTACGACCTGACCGAGGCCGAACTCCCCGACAGCCCCGAAGCCATCCCGCTGCAATTGCTGATCCCGTCCTTCATGATCTCGGAACTGCGCCGGGCCTTTGAAATCGGGTTCCTGCTGTTTCTGCCCTTTGTCGTGATCGACATGGTGGTGGCGTCGGTGCTGATGAGCATGGGCATGATGATGCTGCCCCCCGTGGTCATCTCGCTGCCGTTCAAGCTGATCTTCTTCGTGCTCGTCGACGGTTGGTACCTGGTCGCCGGTTCGCTCGTCCGAAGTTTTACCGGCTAG
- a CDS encoding DUF6468 domain-containing protein, protein MMFGLPLGLLVEGAVAVLLALTIGYCVLLNHRLKRLHQDKDAMRKMVADLVSATNLANQAIKELKSTAVEADLALNSRLEEAERFGIELANHVNAGTVLMERIARITSAARHSQTIQPVEETTKVQSALQQLTDRVRNRGAAA, encoded by the coding sequence ATGATGTTCGGCTTGCCACTTGGATTGTTGGTCGAAGGTGCCGTCGCCGTGCTGCTGGCGCTGACCATTGGCTATTGCGTCCTGCTCAATCATCGCCTCAAGCGCCTGCACCAGGACAAGGATGCGATGCGCAAGATGGTCGCCGATCTGGTGAGCGCCACCAATCTGGCCAACCAGGCGATCAAGGAACTCAAGTCGACCGCCGTCGAGGCGGATCTGGCCCTCAATTCCCGGCTCGAAGAGGCCGAGCGCTTCGGCATTGAACTGGCCAATCACGTCAATGCCGGTACCGTGCTCATGGAGCGGATCGCCAGGATCACCAGCGCGGCCCGTCACAGCCAGACCATTCAGCCGGTTGAAGAGACGACAAAGGTCCAGTCAGCGCTCCAGCAGTTGACGGATCGCGTGCGCAATCGCGGAGCTGCCGCGTGA
- the fliR gene encoding flagellar biosynthetic protein FliR produces MTISLDWLPGAAFIYLLLFARIAAMLMLMPALGEQTIPVRMRLSFALAFTFVLYPLLSPDMPAMPADLGGMAGLLFHELAIGLMIGAIVRLTMMATQVAGSIIAFQTGLSGALAADPTQAGIQGAIFASFLSFLAIALIFATDLHHMALAAIYDSYMVFSPTDPIMFDDFSQLALSTVAKAFAIGVQMAAPFIVFGLVFNLGAGILARLMPQLQVYFVLMPANIIIGLFLFAVLLIMMMGWYLTAFEDHLAMWRG; encoded by the coding sequence GTGACGATCAGCCTCGACTGGCTCCCCGGCGCCGCATTCATCTACCTGCTGCTGTTCGCCCGTATCGCCGCCATGCTCATGCTCATGCCGGCCCTTGGTGAGCAGACCATTCCGGTGCGCATGCGCCTGAGCTTTGCGCTGGCCTTTACCTTTGTGCTCTATCCGCTGCTCAGCCCCGACATGCCGGCAATGCCGGCCGATCTGGGTGGCATGGCGGGCCTGTTGTTTCACGAACTGGCCATTGGCCTGATGATCGGGGCCATCGTCCGCCTCACCATGATGGCAACTCAGGTTGCCGGATCGATCATCGCCTTTCAGACGGGCCTCAGCGGCGCCTTGGCCGCCGATCCGACCCAGGCGGGCATTCAGGGCGCGATCTTTGCCAGTTTTCTGTCCTTTCTGGCCATCGCGCTGATCTTTGCCACGGACTTGCACCATATGGCGCTCGCGGCGATTTACGACAGCTACATGGTATTTTCGCCCACCGATCCCATCATGTTCGACGATTTCAGCCAATTGGCGCTGAGCACAGTCGCCAAGGCCTTTGCTATCGGCGTGCAGATGGCGGCCCCCTTTATCGTCTTCGGTCTCGTCTTCAACCTTGGTGCCGGCATCCTGGCGCGGCTCATGCCGCAGTTGCAGGTCTATTTCGTGCTGATGCCGGCCAATATCATCATCGGCCTGTTCCTGTTTGCGGTGCTGCTCATCATGATGATGGGCTGGTATCTCACCGCGTTCGAGGACCACCTCGCCATGTGGAGGGGCTAG
- the flgB gene encoding flagellar basal body rod protein FlgB: protein MGLMDMPVFSALTDKMRWHQTRQGLLAENVANAETPGYRGRDLRQYDFDTRMGMGSSASLTTAATRPMHFSVSSGEAGGFDAQRMANFEITPEGNGVSLEDEMMKVTTNMMDYQAATSVYQKSIRILRLALGKSA from the coding sequence ATGGGCCTGATGGATATGCCGGTGTTCTCGGCGCTGACCGACAAGATGCGCTGGCACCAGACGCGTCAGGGGCTCCTGGCCGAAAATGTCGCCAATGCGGAGACCCCCGGTTATCGCGGACGCGACCTCAGGCAGTATGACTTCGATACGCGCATGGGCATGGGCAGTTCGGCGTCGCTGACGACAGCGGCCACCCGCCCGATGCACTTCTCTGTCTCATCGGGGGAAGCGGGCGGGTTCGATGCGCAGCGCATGGCCAATTTCGAGATCACGCCGGAAGGCAACGGGGTCTCGCTCGAAGACGAGATGATGAAGGTCACCACCAATATGATGGACTACCAGGCCGCCACCTCGGTCTATCAGAAGTCGATCCGCATCCTGCGCTTGGCGCTGGGCAAGAGCGCCTGA
- a CDS encoding SRPBCC domain-containing protein: MHPGDPLSVSTPTDQSVVIERSFAAPPHLVYACYTQPGLIRRWLTGPDGWTMPVCSYDARPGGDYRFEWRGPEEGFLALTGKIDSIDAIRYIDSTEQFDAGAMGPSYRSELAFTLKDMGTLVVNTLTYASLAHRDMVVATGMAEGMEQSFQSLDRLLASQQA; this comes from the coding sequence ATGCATCCCGGCGACCCGCTTTCCGTTTCCACGCCCACCGACCAATCCGTGGTCATCGAGCGCAGTTTTGCCGCGCCGCCGCATCTGGTCTATGCCTGCTACACCCAGCCGGGGCTGATCCGTCGCTGGCTGACCGGCCCCGATGGCTGGACCATGCCCGTATGCAGTTATGACGCACGGCCCGGCGGCGACTACAGGTTCGAATGGCGCGGACCCGAAGAGGGTTTCCTGGCGCTGACCGGCAAGATCGACAGCATCGATGCCATTCGCTACATCGATTCAACCGAACAGTTCGACGCCGGCGCAATGGGCCCATCCTATCGCAGCGAACTGGCCTTCACGCTCAAGGACATGGGGACGCTGGTCGTCAATACGCTCACCTATGCGTCCCTGGCCCATCGTGACATGGTGGTGGCGACCGGGATGGCCGAAGGCATGGAGCAGAGTTTCCAAAGCCTGGACCGCCTTCTCGCCTCGCAACAGGCCTGA
- a CDS encoding flagellar hook-basal body complex protein FliE, producing the protein MATTPFAAATSAYGNASRLISQAARPSTDLTASANPAGGNFADMLAQQVQGVVDQGKVADQMAVDMVNGKANVVDMVTALSETEMAIESMVTIRDRVISAYEEIMRMPI; encoded by the coding sequence ATGGCAACCACCCCCTTCGCCGCCGCTACAAGCGCTTATGGCAATGCCAGCCGCCTGATCTCGCAGGCCGCACGGCCCTCGACCGATCTGACCGCCAGCGCCAATCCGGCCGGAGGCAACTTTGCCGACATGCTGGCCCAGCAGGTTCAGGGCGTGGTCGACCAGGGCAAGGTCGCCGACCAGATGGCCGTCGACATGGTCAATGGCAAGGCCAATGTCGTCGATATGGTCACCGCGCTGTCGGAAACCGAAATGGCCATCGAAAGCATGGTCACCATCCGCGATCGCGTGATTTCCGCCTATGAAGAGATCATGCGGATGCCGATCTAG
- the cckA gene encoding cell cycle histidine kinase CckA, whose translation MATTPLGEDNYPEPLLDRGRGGGGVWRVVLLGAMLILVAVGFTWFGNDLPPEFVMTFVGILAVAGVFFLFGLAAGLFRFAATEERRTISHALVDSLPHGAVIADRDGKIVYVNQHYGGFPGSLNNGVPVGVPRLFSGFADTGEAIYRLSRAAKDGRNAIEDIRLPGGLGGAQGDIGRVYWYRVGVRPLPETDDAPQPLVAWSVEDITRDRENNETAFRDLQRAIDYLDHSPSGFFSADANGRVQYLNSTLADWLGYDLAEFNAGQLSLSDIVRGDGASLLMRGRGDGEIRTEIIDIDLVRRNGTSLPVRLLHRAARLADGELGETRTLVLDKTNAPDTEEELRAAEVRFSRFFNDTPFAIATLDADGRIVRTNAPFSRIFRWSGEEKSLELQPLSDLIGEASRDRLGRALAAAAARRSEVEPVDAVLSVEGDHAVRLYISASETSAGSPEQVNVYALDMTDQRKLEAQFAQSQKMQAVGQLAGGVAHDFNNLLTAIIGFSDLLLLKHKPGDPSFNELMQIKQNANRAAGLTRQLLAFSRRQTLRPQVLELPLIVDDLTVLLKRMIGEKNNLTVEHGRNIWPVRADVVQLEQVIINLVVNARDAMPNGGAITLRTGNVTQADATQLRFDGMVAADYVLIEVQDTGTGMSAEVLEKIFEPFFTTKELGKGTGLGLSTVYGIVKQTEGYIYPVSTVGVGTTFKIFLPRYVPTVEEAAAKAAAAAAPVKDLTGHERILLVEDEESVRAFSARALKATGYEVHEAEGGEEALEVLEDLDYEVDLIISDVVMPEMDGPTMLKVIRERAPNLKIIFVSGYAEESVRRDIEDDQSVDFLPKPYALDQINAKVKEVLQRQDKRDE comes from the coding sequence ATGGCAACAACGCCGCTCGGCGAGGACAATTACCCGGAACCGCTTCTGGATCGCGGACGTGGTGGCGGCGGTGTCTGGCGCGTCGTGCTCCTTGGGGCCATGCTGATCCTGGTTGCGGTCGGCTTCACCTGGTTCGGCAATGACCTGCCGCCTGAATTCGTGATGACCTTTGTCGGCATCCTGGCCGTGGCTGGCGTCTTCTTCCTGTTCGGCCTGGCCGCAGGCCTGTTCCGGTTTGCCGCCACCGAGGAGCGCCGCACGATCAGCCACGCCCTGGTGGACAGTCTCCCCCATGGCGCCGTCATTGCCGATCGCGACGGCAAGATTGTCTATGTCAATCAACACTATGGCGGCTTTCCGGGCTCGCTGAACAATGGCGTGCCAGTGGGCGTGCCGCGGCTGTTTTCGGGCTTTGCCGATACCGGCGAGGCCATTTACCGGCTATCGCGCGCCGCCAAGGATGGGCGTAACGCCATCGAGGATATTCGCCTGCCCGGCGGGCTGGGCGGGGCCCAGGGCGATATCGGCCGGGTCTATTGGTACCGCGTGGGCGTGCGCCCCTTGCCCGAGACTGACGATGCGCCGCAGCCATTGGTGGCCTGGTCCGTCGAAGACATCACGCGCGACCGCGAGAATAACGAGACGGCCTTTCGCGACCTGCAGCGCGCCATCGATTATCTCGATCATTCCCCATCCGGTTTCTTCTCGGCCGATGCCAATGGGCGGGTCCAGTATCTCAATTCCACCCTGGCCGATTGGCTGGGCTATGACCTGGCCGAGTTCAATGCCGGCCAGCTCTCGCTTTCCGACATTGTCCGCGGCGATGGCGCCTCGCTGCTGATGCGGGGCAGGGGTGATGGCGAGATCCGCACCGAGATCATCGATATCGACCTGGTGCGCCGCAACGGCACCTCCCTGCCGGTGCGGCTGCTGCACCGCGCGGCCCGCCTTGCCGATGGCGAACTGGGCGAGACACGGACGCTCGTGCTCGACAAGACCAACGCCCCCGATACCGAGGAAGAATTGCGCGCCGCCGAAGTGCGGTTTTCGCGCTTCTTCAATGACACGCCCTTCGCCATTGCCACGCTCGACGCCGATGGCCGCATCGTGCGCACCAATGCGCCGTTCAGCCGGATTTTCCGGTGGTCGGGCGAGGAAAAGAGCCTTGAACTCCAGCCTCTGTCAGACCTGATTGGAGAGGCCAGTCGCGACCGCCTTGGCCGCGCGCTGGCGGCCGCTGCCGCCCGCCGCTCCGAAGTCGAGCCGGTCGATGCGGTATTGAGCGTCGAGGGCGATCACGCCGTGCGGCTCTATATTTCCGCCTCCGAGACCAGTGCCGGCTCACCCGAACAGGTCAATGTCTATGCCCTGGATATGACCGATCAGCGCAAGCTCGAGGCGCAGTTTGCCCAGAGCCAGAAGATGCAGGCCGTTGGCCAGCTGGCGGGCGGCGTCGCGCACGATTTCAACAATCTGCTCACCGCCATTATCGGCTTTTCCGATCTGTTGCTGCTCAAGCACAAGCCGGGCGACCCGAGCTTCAACGAACTGATGCAGATCAAGCAGAACGCCAATCGCGCCGCCGGTCTCACCCGGCAGCTGCTGGCCTTCTCGCGCCGGCAGACCCTGCGCCCGCAGGTGCTCGAGCTGCCGCTGATCGTCGATGACCTGACCGTGCTGCTCAAGCGCATGATCGGCGAGAAGAACAATCTCACCGTCGAGCATGGCCGCAACATCTGGCCGGTTCGTGCCGACGTGGTGCAACTCGAACAGGTGATCATCAATCTGGTGGTCAATGCCCGCGACGCCATGCCCAATGGCGGCGCCATCACCCTGCGAACCGGCAATGTCACCCAGGCTGATGCGACCCAGCTCAGGTTCGACGGCATGGTCGCGGCGGACTACGTCCTGATCGAAGTGCAGGATACCGGCACTGGCATGAGCGCCGAAGTGCTCGAGAAGATTTTCGAGCCCTTCTTCACCACCAAGGAACTGGGCAAGGGAACGGGGCTGGGCCTCTCCACGGTCTATGGCATCGTCAAGCAGACCGAGGGCTATATCTATCCGGTGTCGACGGTTGGCGTCGGCACCACCTTCAAGATTTTCCTGCCGCGTTATGTGCCCACGGTCGAAGAGGCTGCCGCGAAGGCCGCGGCTGCGGCTGCCCCGGTCAAGGATCTCACCGGTCACGAGCGCATCCTTCTGGTCGAGGACGAGGAAAGCGTGCGCGCTTTCTCCGCCCGTGCCCTCAAGGCCACCGGCTACGAAGTGCATGAAGCCGAAGGTGGCGAAGAGGCACTCGAAGTGCTCGAAGATCTCGACTACGAGGTCGACCTGATCATTTCGGACGTGGTTATGCCGGAAATGGACGGCCCCACCATGCTCAAGGTCATTCGTGAGCGGGCGCCTAATCTGAAGATCATCTTCGTGTCCGGCTATGCCGAGGAAAGCGTGCGCCGCGATATCGAGGACGATCAAAGCGTCGATTTCCTGCCCAAGCCCTATGCGCTCGACCAGATCAACGCCAAGGTCAAGGAAGTGCTCCAGCGTCAGGACAAGCGAGACGAATAG